The proteins below are encoded in one region of Paenibacillus sp. YYML68:
- a CDS encoding stalk domain-containing protein, whose protein sequence is MNLRTLSIQHSQIDDLEFIRPLDQLRELMLTHTEIQDIRPISHKPHLFLVLLNNNQVKDISPLSTLKQLTYLLLDHNKVQDLQPLSSLYQLSQLEVAFNQIETLKPIQHLQELSVLNVNDNRIRDMSVLRQLPDLSTITVRNNPLDQASIDIIASLKKTTSIRVDADAISVHMNGQYRYFPVSPLIMNGSTVVPMRTIFEELGARIEWNEETRTVTATDGDREIQIVIGTKQAFIDGEEVALPTEAVIINDTTMVPVRFVSEALGAKVVWEEAVKTIHITKYSSH, encoded by the coding sequence GTGAACTTAAGGACGTTAAGTATCCAGCATTCCCAGATCGATGATCTGGAATTTATTCGACCGCTAGATCAGCTTAGAGAGCTGATGCTGACCCATACTGAGATCCAGGACATCCGTCCGATCTCGCATAAGCCGCATCTATTCTTAGTGCTGTTAAATAACAACCAAGTTAAGGACATCTCACCCTTGTCGACGTTGAAGCAGCTGACCTATCTACTCCTGGATCATAACAAGGTCCAAGATTTGCAGCCATTATCTTCACTGTATCAACTCAGTCAACTGGAGGTCGCCTTCAATCAGATCGAGACGCTTAAGCCGATACAGCATCTACAAGAGCTGTCTGTACTGAATGTGAATGATAACCGAATCCGCGATATGTCGGTTCTACGTCAATTACCAGATTTGAGCACAATTACGGTTCGCAATAATCCGTTAGACCAAGCCTCCATCGATATCATCGCTTCATTGAAGAAAACAACATCGATCAGAGTGGATGCGGATGCAATCTCTGTTCATATGAACGGTCAGTATCGCTACTTCCCAGTATCGCCGCTAATCATGAACGGGAGCACGGTTGTTCCGATGAGGACGATCTTTGAGGAGCTGGGCGCACGTATTGAATGGAACGAAGAGACGAGAACGGTAACTGCTACCGACGGGGACAGGGAGATTCAGATCGTGATCGGGACGAAGCAGGCCTTCATCGATGGGGAGGAAGTCGCCCTGCCGACGGAGGCTGTAATCATCAACGATACGACGATGGTGCCGGTCCGATTCGTGAGCGAAGCATTAGGGGCGAAGGTCGTATGGGAAGAGGCTGTGAAGACGATTCACATTACGAAATATTCATCACATTAG
- a CDS encoding transposase — protein MLPYIDKIINEFRSCFSRQAAFHWFVITVIGLMVRSDQLGVTSIVRDLTLHPRCYETLIHFFRSSAWSLESLRLTWLQVVRKAAPLMTVGDRVVLVGDGMKQSKEGRRMPGVKKMHQESENSSKGEYIFGHLFGAVGVLVGASAKWFCLPLFMNLQDGVKTIWNWGASAPAEPKSDSHVVQMIGQGFAAAKVLGDALFLLDRYFLSVPALIRWKQEQAASGVRLDLITKAKVNTTAYEFPAAKNQAGAVRRRKVRKSSSRSFFKPGQHRFKRPR, from the coding sequence ATGCTCCCATACATCGATAAAATCATAAATGAATTTCGTTCCTGCTTCTCCAGGCAAGCCGCCTTTCACTGGTTTGTCATTACGGTGATCGGCCTGATGGTGCGCTCCGACCAGTTAGGGGTGACCTCCATTGTACGAGACCTTACGCTGCATCCGCGCTGCTACGAGACGCTGATCCATTTCTTTCGTTCTTCGGCCTGGTCGCTGGAATCCCTTCGATTAACTTGGCTCCAAGTCGTCCGCAAGGCGGCTCCTTTGATGACCGTTGGTGATCGCGTAGTCCTGGTGGGCGATGGCATGAAGCAGTCCAAGGAAGGCCGTCGAATGCCCGGCGTGAAGAAAATGCATCAGGAATCAGAAAATTCGTCCAAAGGTGAATATATCTTTGGCCATCTCTTTGGAGCCGTCGGTGTGTTGGTCGGAGCGTCGGCCAAATGGTTCTGCTTGCCCCTCTTTATGAATTTGCAAGACGGCGTGAAAACGATTTGGAACTGGGGAGCGTCCGCTCCAGCCGAGCCGAAATCAGATTCCCATGTGGTGCAAATGATCGGGCAGGGCTTTGCCGCCGCGAAGGTGCTTGGTGACGCCTTGTTCCTGCTGGATCGCTATTTTCTGTCCGTTCCGGCGCTGATCCGGTGGAAGCAGGAGCAGGCTGCGAGCGGAGTCCGACTGGACCTCATCACGAAGGCCAAAGTCAACACCACAGCCTATGAATTCCCCGCTGCCAAAAACCAGGCCGGGGCCGTCCGCCGAAGAAAGGTGCGAAAGTCAAGCTCAAGGAGCTTTTTCAAACCCGGGCAGCATCGTTTCAAACGGCCGAGGTGA